In the Breoghania sp. genome, GAGGGTATTGCGCGCCGATCTCATCGCCATGGCGAATGACGTGGACCGGGCGAAATCGGTCTATGATTTCGAGCCGACGCGCTTTGACAGTTTCTTTGAGGCGCAAGCCTCGCTGCGCGGCATTCCGGCGGCGTTCCTTCTCAAGGCAGATGGTTCCATCGTTACCCGAACCGTCGTGGACTCAAAGGCCCAGGTGCTGATGCCGCCCTTGAGCGCATTCAAGCAGGCTGACGCAGGTCAGCCGGTTCTGATCGCGCCGGGTGTCTCCAGCCAGGTTGGCGGCGTGATGAGGCTCACCGCCTATGACGGGATCTATCTCTATGTGACGCGGTCCATGGACCCGCGGGTTGTCGACTATCTGCGCATGTCGCAGGAAGGTGCGCAGGAATACAACGCGCTCGACAACAGTCGCTTCGGGGTCCAGATCGCGTTCGCGCTCGTCTATATCGGTGTGGCGCTGGTGTTGCTCCTGTCCGCGATCTGGTTCGGTTTCGGCTTTGCCAACACGATGGTCTCGCCAATCCGGCGGCTGATCGCGGCGGCGGGACAGGTCTCCGAAGGAAACCTCTATGTGCAGGTGCCAATCGACCGGCGCGAAGGCGATCTTGCCAATCTCGGCGCGACCTTCAACATCATGACCGCGCAATTGCGCAGCCAACGCGAGGCGCTCCTTTCTGCCAACGACCAGATCGACCAGCGCCGCCGGTTCACCGAAGCGGTGCTCGCTGGCGTGACGGCTGGCGTCATCGGCATTGACGAGAGTCGGCGCATCACGCTCGTCAACCGTTCCGCGACGATGCTTCTTGAAGCGAACGATGAAAGCCTGCTCGGGCGCGATCTGGCCGAAGCCGTGCCGGAAATCGGGGAAATCGTCGATCCTGCCTTGAACCATGCCTATGGACGGACGGTGTCCGGCCAGATGATGCTGATGCGGGGCGGGCAGGAGCGGATCGTCAATGTTCGCGTGACGACGGAACAGTCCTCGCAAAGCGAGCATGGCTATGTGGTGACGCTGGACGACATCACGGACCTGGTGACGGCCCAGCGCACATCCGCATGGGCGGATGTGGCGCGTCGCATCGCCCATGAAATCAAGAACCCGCTCACCCCCATCCAGCTTTCCGCCGAACGTATCCGTCGTCGCTATGGAAAACGCATCGAGACGGATCGCGAGGTCTTCGACCAGTGCGTCGACACCATCGTGCGGCAGGTGGGCGAGATCGGACGGATGGTCGACGAGTTCTCGTCCTTCGCCCGTATGCCCAAGCCGACAAAGGAATATCAGGATCTCGTCTCAGCTGTGCGCGAGGCGGTTTTCCTGCAGTCGGTCGGCCACCCTGACGTGAACATCGAAAGCCGGATGCCGGATCACGCGGTGAATGCCTATTTCGACCACCGGCTGATCGGTCAGGCGATGATCAATGTGATCAAGA is a window encoding:
- a CDS encoding PAS domain-containing sensor histidine kinase; amino-acid sequence: MTASEDLATDTAQRKQAHGNRMIRSYGLVFMVLSLISIGVTFAVLTGLTPLRPTGKVVTIALLTNGVLVSGLVAAIAWEIYGLWTARRRGRAAARLQGRIVGLFSFIAVIPAILVAVVATFTLDRGLDRWFEVRTRSIIDNALTVARAYLQEHARVLRADLIAMANDVDRAKSVYDFEPTRFDSFFEAQASLRGIPAAFLLKADGSIVTRTVVDSKAQVLMPPLSAFKQADAGQPVLIAPGVSSQVGGVMRLTAYDGIYLYVTRSMDPRVVDYLRMSQEGAQEYNALDNSRFGVQIAFALVYIGVALVLLLSAIWFGFGFANTMVSPIRRLIAAAGQVSEGNLYVQVPIDRREGDLANLGATFNIMTAQLRSQREALLSANDQIDQRRRFTEAVLAGVTAGVIGIDESRRITLVNRSATMLLEANDESLLGRDLAEAVPEIGEIVDPALNHAYGRTVSGQMMLMRGGQERIVNVRVTTEQSSQSEHGYVVTLDDITDLVTAQRTSAWADVARRIAHEIKNPLTPIQLSAERIRRRYGKRIETDREVFDQCVDTIVRQVGEIGRMVDEFSSFARMPKPTKEYQDLVSAVREAVFLQSVGHPDVNIESRMPDHAVNAYFDHRLIGQAMINVIKNAAEAVLAAPEVESGEEKGHITVSLHEEGDRLVIDVADNGIGLPVENRQRLLEPYMTTREKGTGLGLAIVRKIMEDHGGGIELMDAPQVAEGGHGALVRLTIAAGDAPLSGEQAALEHDSNNLETQAVHSNGV